A window of Macrococcus sp. 19Msa1099 genomic DNA:
ATATAATGCACCACCTCAAGGACTCGACCAGATACAGATATTAAACCTTGATCTTGCAAAGGTAGAAAATAAAAAGTATGTATTCGTATGCGGGGTCAATGATGATATTCTGCCTCGACCGATGAAAGAAGATGCGCTGATTACGGACCAGGAAAAACGTATGATGCAGGAAATAGGGGATATTCATCTTGCACCGACAACGGATGTACTGATACAGGATGAATGGTTTGTATTCTATAATGCTGTGACACATGCACAGCATTCGGTATACATATCATACAGTTTAATGAATATGAACCAGGAAGCGATGCGTCCTTCAAGGTATTTAGTGCGGCTAGAGAGACAGTTACACCTTGAGGTTCAGGATATGACGCATGATATGAAACCGCAAGACTGTATCACAACGTATCAGGCAGGTATTAAACATGCAGTGTCACATATTGAAGACGATACTTGGTCAGATGTTATTGCAGTGTATGAGACAGATCCGCAATTTGAACATGTATTTAAGCTGAGACATTACAGAAATCAGTCAGAGATGCTCGCCGAACATGAAGTGTCGCATCTTTATGGCGATACGATAAAGGCTAGCGTCTCAAGGTTTGAAACATTTAACCAATGTGCATTCAAACACTTTGCAAACCATGGTTTAAAATTAAAAGAACGTCTACCTTATCAATTTCAGTCATTCCAGCTTGGCAATATCTTTCATGATGCACTGCGACACTTAAGTGAGAAGTTTAAGGATCAGGTGCTGCAAGTGGATGCCGCTGTCATCGCTTCAGAAATCGACGACTATTTGAAAGCGTCACTGCCTTCTGTTCATTATGAAGTGCTGTATTCTAAACATTACTATCAATATATCGTTAAACAGATCAGGACAATTTTACTCTCGACTTTCACTGCGATTCAACGTCAGACGAAGTACAGCAACTTTAAGATGGCGCGTTTTGAGACGAAATTTGGTAAAGGTGGCGCACTGGATACGCAAATTTATCGTTTCGGAAAGAATAAACAGATCGAGATTACCGGACAGATTGATAGAATCGATATACTCCCATCAACAGATAAAGATTATGTGCGCATCATCGATTATAAATCACGTGAGACTGATCTTGACTTAAAGCAGGTCTATTATGGACTGCAAATGCAGATGCTGACTTATATGGACGTCGTGCTTTCAAACACTGCACGGCTTGGACTGAAGAGTGATGTAATACCAGCAGGGATGCTTTATTTTCATGTGTACAATCCAAAACTTTCATTTAACGTGAAGCAAGGTGCAGAGCAACTCTTCGATGAACGATTTAATAAATATAGTATGCAGGGGCTTATCCTTGATGACATAGAGATCGCGAAAGATATGGACACGACGCTTGAAGCGGGACAGAAATCGAAAATCGTTCCCGCGATGTTAAAGAATGACGGATCGTTTAATAAGAGAAGCTCCAGAACGCTTGCATTAGAAGAAATGCATGCACTTATTCAGCATAATAAACAGCAGTTTATGCATACAGCACAAAATATATTGCAAGGAGACAGCCGTATCAATCCTGTAAGATACGATAAGCTGAACCCTTGTCAGTACTGTGCGTTTAAATCGGTATGCCACATAGATCCGATATTAAACCAGGAGGATATCAGAACGTTTGATAAAGAAATCGACCCATTAAATGAAATTATGAAGGCGGTGAATAAAGATGCGATGGACAGCTAGTCAGCAAGAAGCGATAGTGACAACAGGACAAGATACACTCGTTGCAGCAGCGGCGGGTAGTGGTAAGACAGCAGTGCTTGTAGAACGTATCATTAGAAAGGTCATCGATCACTCGGTCAATGTTGATGAACTGCTCGTCGTTACATTTACAAATGCAAGCGCGAAAGAAATGAAACACCGTATTTTTAATCGCTTGCAAGAAGCGTTGAATGATGCACCTCATAATGAACATCTCAAAACGCAGCTCATCAAATTGCATCAAGCAGATATATCGACTTTGCATCGCTTCTGTCTTAATTTAATCGAGCGTTTCTATTATACAATTGATCTTGATCCGACGTTCAGAACCGCTTCTGAAGAAGAACGTGCGCTGTTACTCATGCAGGCGATTGATGATGTATTAGAAACAGTTTATGAAGCTGCACATCCGGATGATATGACGTTACTTCTGCACCTTTCATCAGACCGTAAAGATGATTACGTGAGAAAGACATTAGTGAAGATGTACGACTTTGCGATTGCGAACAGTCATCCTTCGAGGTGGCTAGACGCGATTGCAGCTTCATATCGTGACGTTTCAATAGACAGCAGTTATTTCTTATCGATTAATCAACAGATTAATGACGAACTGCATCAGGCAGTCCAGTTAATTAAGCGTGCAGAAGATCTATGTATCAGCCCGGCATTAGATACAAACCTTGAATATCTACAGAAAATACGCCAGCAGCTGGAACAGTTTCCTGAAGCGCTGGAAGATAAATTCTCATTTATTCAAAGTATTCAATTTGGTCGCAAACCAAATATGAAAAAGAGCGATGATCCATACGACAAAGAATTAAATGAAGGCATAAAAGAATATTTAGCACAGAGTAAGAAGCTGGTATCAAATATTCAGGAAAACTATCTATATGCACCAATAGCAGAACTTGCTGATGATATTCGTGCCATGTCGGTTGAAGTAGAACGATTGACACGTATAACACAGATGGTCATCGATAGATTCAGCCAGCTTAAACGTGAGCGTAAACTGATAGATTTTAGCGATTATGAGCATTTCGCTCTGCAAATATTAATCCATAATGATGAGCCGACTGAAATTGCACACATGCTAAAGGCGCAATATAAGGAGATTCTCGTCGATGAATACCAGGATACAAACCGTGTACAGGAAAGTATCATTCAGGCGATCAAACGTGAGGATAATATGTTTATGGTCGGAGATGTGAAACAATCCATCTATAAATTCCGACAGGCAGAACCTGAACTATTTATGGAGAAATACAGTCATTTCAAATCAGGCGGACCTGGTAAAGTCATCGATCTTTCTCAAAACTTCCGTTCACGTCGTTCTGTCATCGACAATACAAATGAAATATTCTCTAAAATAATGGATGAGAAACTTGGTGATATCATCTATGATGATGCACAGATGCTATATTACGGTGCACCGTATGACGACGTGTCACAGCATACAGAACTGCATCTTCTGAGTAAAGAGGAACTGAATGATATCGAATACTATGCTTCTCATCATATTGCCGATGTCATTGAACAGATTATTGCACAAGAAAAAGTTTATGATGTTAAGATGGGTGAGTACCGTGCAGCTCAGTATAAAGATATCGCAATCTTAGAGCGTGGATTCAGCAATGCGGCAGAGCATATGAAAGTGATGAAAGACCGTAAGATTCCTTTTCATGTGAATAGTAAAGAAGGGTATTTCCAGACGGACGAAATTAATACGACTTTAAGTTTATTAAGAGTGGTAGATAATCCATTACAGGATATTCCTTTAGCCGGGCTTTTGCGCAGCATCATCTATCAGTTTGATGCTCATGAACTTACCGCATTGAGATCCGACTGTTCAGTCTATCTTTACCATAACCTTCTCGCATATAGTGTCAATGGTGAAAATGAACAGCTTAAGCATAAGGTGAAGAAGGTGCTCGCTGATATTTCAGATTATCGTGAACAAAGTAGAAAGGTGAGTGTGAAGGACTTAATCGATTACATATATAATGACACGCTGCTCATTGAAAAGTTTACCTTACTGCCAGGAGGCCACCAGCGACAAGCCAATCTGGAAGGTCTGCTACAAAAGGCAGAGCAGTTTGAACAGAGTAGTTACCGAGGTATCTATCAGTTTCTTCGCTTTGTAGACAATATACTTGAAGCTGGTAAAGACTTTGGTGAGATGAATATTGTTTCAGATGAAGCGGACGTTGTCAGAATGATGACAGTCCACGCCTCTAAAGGATTAGAGTTTCCTTTTGTCATCTATAACAATATTGACCGCCAGTTCAACTTGATGGAAACAAAGGAACAGCTGCTGCTGAATCAACGTCTTGGCCTGTCTATTAATTTCTATGATAAGGCGGCGCATACGACTTATCCGTTAGCAATCAATCAGTTGTTTAAGACGAAGATTCGTAATGAACAAGTGTCTGAAGAGTTGAGGTTGATGTATGTTGCGCTTACGCGTGCCCGTGAAAAACTGGTGCTTGTAGGAAATGTCAAAGACGATAAAGTGATAGAGAAGTTTCAGAATGTAGAAGTCGATAAAAAGATGGATGATTACTATAGACTCAGTGCGCTTAGTCCTTTGCAGCTTATCGCACCGATTGCATTACATGATGCCTCTATCGACGTTCGTATTATTCGTACGCTGAACACGCCCGAAAATGAAGCTACAGAAACAGC
This region includes:
- the addA gene encoding helicase-exonuclease AddAB subunit AddA gives rise to the protein MRWTASQQEAIVTTGQDTLVAAAAGSGKTAVLVERIIRKVIDHSVNVDELLVVTFTNASAKEMKHRIFNRLQEALNDAPHNEHLKTQLIKLHQADISTLHRFCLNLIERFYYTIDLDPTFRTASEEERALLLMQAIDDVLETVYEAAHPDDMTLLLHLSSDRKDDYVRKTLVKMYDFAIANSHPSRWLDAIAASYRDVSIDSSYFLSINQQINDELHQAVQLIKRAEDLCISPALDTNLEYLQKIRQQLEQFPEALEDKFSFIQSIQFGRKPNMKKSDDPYDKELNEGIKEYLAQSKKLVSNIQENYLYAPIAELADDIRAMSVEVERLTRITQMVIDRFSQLKRERKLIDFSDYEHFALQILIHNDEPTEIAHMLKAQYKEILVDEYQDTNRVQESIIQAIKREDNMFMVGDVKQSIYKFRQAEPELFMEKYSHFKSGGPGKVIDLSQNFRSRRSVIDNTNEIFSKIMDEKLGDIIYDDAQMLYYGAPYDDVSQHTELHLLSKEELNDIEYYASHHIADVIEQIIAQEKVYDVKMGEYRAAQYKDIAILERGFSNAAEHMKVMKDRKIPFHVNSKEGYFQTDEINTTLSLLRVVDNPLQDIPLAGLLRSIIYQFDAHELTALRSDCSVYLYHNLLAYSVNGENEQLKHKVKKVLADISDYREQSRKVSVKDLIDYIYNDTLLIEKFTLLPGGHQRQANLEGLLQKAEQFEQSSYRGIYQFLRFVDNILEAGKDFGEMNIVSDEADVVRMMTVHASKGLEFPFVIYNNIDRQFNLMETKEQLLLNQRLGLSINFYDKAAHTTYPLAINQLFKTKIRNEQVSEELRLMYVALTRAREKLVLVGNVKDDKVIEKFQNVEVDKKMDDYYRLSALSPLQLIAPIALHDASIDVRIIRTLNTPENEATETAESNEAEGVTWLQELKEYRYPYLSENLLPTKESVSEIKKAQETDDEATAWTYINQYRLGKATYDRPKFMSEEKKTAAEYGTLMHKVMQHLPRLNNVESEDIKHFLDDLVERRIISDEERPLINEKHIYQFTKTVLYDRLVHADEVYFELPFVIGKQYITQSHPDQLVQGMIDCVFKFDGHYYFIDYKTDKVISRLSRTTEETLAELKLRYEVQMNYYKKTLEVILDEPVTGYLYFFEAGMVEV
- the addB gene encoding helicase-exonuclease AddAB subunit AddB translates to MTVQLLLGRRGTGKTHEIIERIKSQLKGQPLGDPIIMIAPRQSTFQIEQALSHDAMIKGSMRTAIYSFDRLFWRLESEEGSTELQHISNSGVEMLTYQILNEHKDELKRFQSTSAYFGFSQKMAAVISELKKYNVTPPDVYTLLGKEMDVRTKDKLHDIYEVYTALDEKMSGRYMQTEDMLVSLCRMIETSETIRNADIYIDGFYNFTTVEYMVIQSLAQHAKSLTIALTIDQTDPVLFRKTTETLDHIKTYLHERALTYHVDNMHVPYRFNDELNTLENSFSREVSISHPEHIHLSQHASVPAEAAHIAHQIMDLVRNGERFKDIAVLYRDESYVKQLIDVCRKHEIPYHTDYKELMIHHKAIELIRSLLDAFKTNMRIEHLFRALKTGLIAHEFKREEDLLLIDMLENVMIERGMYYDDLIHKRKLFYDEKDVYEQDQWDALLQYIEYMLSIIEPFKEGIVNAQSGRAFASAIYNFMLSISLPEYLMQHKDMAKDNGEQYIALTFDQILTGLNQVLDDFVLIMDEVTLDYKVMCDIIDVGFLALEYNAPPQGLDQIQILNLDLAKVENKKYVFVCGVNDDILPRPMKEDALITDQEKRMMQEIGDIHLAPTTDVLIQDEWFVFYNAVTHAQHSVYISYSLMNMNQEAMRPSRYLVRLERQLHLEVQDMTHDMKPQDCITTYQAGIKHAVSHIEDDTWSDVIAVYETDPQFEHVFKLRHYRNQSEMLAEHEVSHLYGDTIKASVSRFETFNQCAFKHFANHGLKLKERLPYQFQSFQLGNIFHDALRHLSEKFKDQVLQVDAAVIASEIDDYLKASLPSVHYEVLYSKHYYQYIVKQIRTILLSTFTAIQRQTKYSNFKMARFETKFGKGGALDTQIYRFGKNKQIEITGQIDRIDILPSTDKDYVRIIDYKSRETDLDLKQVYYGLQMQMLTYMDVVLSNTARLGLKSDVIPAGMLYFHVYNPKLSFNVKQGAEQLFDERFNKYSMQGLILDDIEIAKDMDTTLEAGQKSKIVPAMLKNDGSFNKRSSRTLALEEMHALIQHNKQQFMHTAQNILQGDSRINPVRYDKLNPCQYCAFKSVCHIDPILNQEDIRTFDKEIDPLNEIMKAVNKDAMDS